Proteins from a single region of Acipenser ruthenus chromosome 31, fAciRut3.2 maternal haplotype, whole genome shotgun sequence:
- the si:ch211-51h9.7 gene encoding uncharacterized protein si:ch211-51h9.7: MLLLVQVSLLVSWLLCYSNACEEGVHASSSKRGGDILLCRSCGYEIASSLDLKFIASKLALAQRNDTVIGDQKVTLQLFENPHGRRFQVITLKQAALHKHWPADGHFSWFPGFSWTMSTCPRCHAHLGWSFQPSNWPGQVTEKHFEESEETFVALIIDKLLQENFAATLLVVPRTFRS, encoded by the exons ATGCTGCTGCTGGTGCAGGTCTCTTTGCTGGTTTCCTGGCTGCTCTGTTACAGCAACGCTTGCGAGGAAGGCGTGCATGCCAGCAGCAGTAAGAGAGGGGGCGATATCCTGCTCTGCAGGTCTTGCGGCTATGAAATCGCATCAAGTCTGGACCTGAAATTCATCGCCAGCAAGTTGGCTTTGGCACAGCGAAACGACACGGTCATCGGAGACCAAAAAGTCACGCTGCAGCTCTTTGAAAACCCCCACGGCCGACGCTTCCAGGTTATCACGTTGAAGCAAGCGGCGCTGCATAAGCACTGGCCGGCCGACGGTCATTTCAGCTGGTTCCCCGGATTCTCCTGGACCATGTCCACGTGTCCTCGGTGCCATGCCCATCTAG GTTGGTCTTTCCAGCCCAGTAACTGGCCGGGTCAGGTCACAGAGAAACATTTTGAAGAATCCGAGGAGACATTTGTGGCATTAATAATCGATAAACTTCTGCAAGAGAACTTTGCTGCCACGCTCCTTGTGGTGCCAAGGACATTTAGGAGTTAA
- the LOC117422202 gene encoding cytoplasmic dynein 2 intermediate chain 2-like isoform X1, with amino-acid sequence MIKKIMFRPLATTTCVPVAREADAPGGSGSAAGCFIFTMFTDETLETVGAESLWRKSRLLQQESKTCQTTELKTAEVEVQAGDTSENATQTEADEHRTQHFALERESPIHYPGLGEFLHSVEGVVVKELKRNVKSHAFEGFEVNWEDQSETVSCLHALQYSEAQESGLQVTSLSWNTTGSVVACAYGRLDDGDWSTEKSFVCTWNLDRRGLNPKRPDLVIDVPTSVMCLSFHPSKPSLIAGGLYSGEVLVWDTSRTQDPLCARTAMSDETHREPVYQVHWVPGARRGGGFSVLSAGADGRILVWQLDSEGQLTLSKGFALVTQQVPRNIKLSKARGDSLLGVTSLSLCPWDSDMFLVGVEGGLVLKCSFSTRTPAAVSSPSSGLALRAPAQFSFSSHAGPIHAIHCSPFHRNLFLCAGMDGHAHLCSLLQATPLLSLRLSDSYLFSVRWSPTRPLVFAAATGQGSVMIFDLGRGSLRPAATIEQDAGGKPVYCLEFNPKQPRLLAAGNADGTVKIWQLSAELIEQGQREAAQLEQLANEATE; translated from the exons atgataaaaaaaataatgtttagacCCTTAGCAACCACCACTTGCGTTCCTGTTGCCAGGGAAGCAGACGCTCCGGGCGGAAGTGGTTCCGCTGCTGGTTG ttttatttttacaatgtttaCTGACGAGACTTTGGAGACGGTGGGAGCAGAATCTCTTTGGAGGAAATCGCGGCTGCTGCAGCAGGAGTCG AAAACCTGTCAAACTACAGAATTAAAAACTGCCGAGGTGGAAGTTCAGGCGGGTGACACTTCAGAGAATGCTACGCAGACCGAAGCAGACGAACACCGAACGCAGCACTTTGCCCTGGAGCGGGAGTCTCCGATACATTACCCTGGCCTGGGGGAGTTTTTACACAGCGTGGAGGGCGTGGTCGTTAAGGAGTTAAAAAGGAATGTGAAAAGCCATGCCTTTGAGGGGTTTGAGGTGAACTGGGAGGACCAGAGTGAAACG GTGTCGTGCTTACACGCTCTACAGTACTCAGAAGCTCAGGAGAGTGGACTCCAGGTTACCAGTCTGTCCTGGAACACCACAGGGTCTGTGGTTGCGTGTGCTTATGGCAG gctGGACGATGGTGACTGGAGCACGGAAAAATCCTTCGTGTGCACCTGGAACCTGGacaggagggggttaaatccgAAGCGTCCCGATCTGGTTATAGACGTACCCACTTCTGTGATGTGTCTGTCCTTCCACCCATCTAAGCCTTCTCTTATTGCTG GAGGCCTTTACAGTGGGGAGGTGCTGGTGTGGGATACCagtcgaacccaggaccctctgTGTGCAAGGACAGCGATGTCAGACGAGACTCACAGGGAACCAGTCTACCAG GTGCACTGGGTGCCAGGAGCCAGGAGAGGAGGCGGGTTCAGTGTGCTGAGTGCTGGGGCGGACGGGAGGATCCTGGTGTGGCAGCTGGACAGCGAGGGGCAGCTCACACTGAGTAAAGGCTTCGCACTGGTCACACAACAGGTTCCACGCAACATCAAACTGAGCAAG GCCCGCGGGGACAGCCTGCTTGGCGTCACTTCCCTGTCTCTATGCCCCTGGGACTCGGACATGTTCCTGGTGGGGGTGGAGGGCGGGCTGGTGCTGAAGTGCTCGTTCTCCACGCGCACCCCTGCAGCGGTGAGCTCACCCAGCAGCGGCCTGGCCCTGAGGGCCCCGGCTCAGTTCTCCTTCTCCAGCCACGCTGGCCCCATCCACGCCATCCACTGCTCTCCGTTCCACAG GAACCTGTTTCTATGTGCTGGGATGGATGGCCACGCCCACCTCTGCTCGCTGCTCCAGGCCacgcccctcctctctctccgccTCTCGGACTCTTACCTCTTCAGCGTGCGCTGGTCTCCCACGCGGCCGCTCGTCTTCGCTGCAGCTACAGGGCAAG GATCAGTAATGATTTTTGATCTGGGACGGGGTTCTCTAAGACCTGCTGCCACCATTGAGCAGGACGCGGGAGGGAAGCCCGTTTACTGCCTGGAGTTCAACCCCAAACAGCCCCGCCTGCTGGCTGCTGGCAACGCTGACGGAACGGTCAAGATCTGGCAGCTGAGCGCGGAGCTGATAGAGCAGGGGCAGAGAGAGGCTGCACAGCTGGAACAGCTGGCCAACGAGGCGACAGAATGA
- the LOC117422202 gene encoding cytoplasmic dynein 2 intermediate chain 2-like isoform X2 yields the protein MFTDETLETVGAESLWRKSRLLQQESKTCQTTELKTAEVEVQAGDTSENATQTEADEHRTQHFALERESPIHYPGLGEFLHSVEGVVVKELKRNVKSHAFEGFEVNWEDQSETVSCLHALQYSEAQESGLQVTSLSWNTTGSVVACAYGRLDDGDWSTEKSFVCTWNLDRRGLNPKRPDLVIDVPTSVMCLSFHPSKPSLIAGGLYSGEVLVWDTSRTQDPLCARTAMSDETHREPVYQVHWVPGARRGGGFSVLSAGADGRILVWQLDSEGQLTLSKGFALVTQQVPRNIKLSKARGDSLLGVTSLSLCPWDSDMFLVGVEGGLVLKCSFSTRTPAAVSSPSSGLALRAPAQFSFSSHAGPIHAIHCSPFHRNLFLCAGMDGHAHLCSLLQATPLLSLRLSDSYLFSVRWSPTRPLVFAAATGQGSVMIFDLGRGSLRPAATIEQDAGGKPVYCLEFNPKQPRLLAAGNADGTVKIWQLSAELIEQGQREAAQLEQLANEATE from the exons atgtttaCTGACGAGACTTTGGAGACGGTGGGAGCAGAATCTCTTTGGAGGAAATCGCGGCTGCTGCAGCAGGAGTCG AAAACCTGTCAAACTACAGAATTAAAAACTGCCGAGGTGGAAGTTCAGGCGGGTGACACTTCAGAGAATGCTACGCAGACCGAAGCAGACGAACACCGAACGCAGCACTTTGCCCTGGAGCGGGAGTCTCCGATACATTACCCTGGCCTGGGGGAGTTTTTACACAGCGTGGAGGGCGTGGTCGTTAAGGAGTTAAAAAGGAATGTGAAAAGCCATGCCTTTGAGGGGTTTGAGGTGAACTGGGAGGACCAGAGTGAAACG GTGTCGTGCTTACACGCTCTACAGTACTCAGAAGCTCAGGAGAGTGGACTCCAGGTTACCAGTCTGTCCTGGAACACCACAGGGTCTGTGGTTGCGTGTGCTTATGGCAG gctGGACGATGGTGACTGGAGCACGGAAAAATCCTTCGTGTGCACCTGGAACCTGGacaggagggggttaaatccgAAGCGTCCCGATCTGGTTATAGACGTACCCACTTCTGTGATGTGTCTGTCCTTCCACCCATCTAAGCCTTCTCTTATTGCTG GAGGCCTTTACAGTGGGGAGGTGCTGGTGTGGGATACCagtcgaacccaggaccctctgTGTGCAAGGACAGCGATGTCAGACGAGACTCACAGGGAACCAGTCTACCAG GTGCACTGGGTGCCAGGAGCCAGGAGAGGAGGCGGGTTCAGTGTGCTGAGTGCTGGGGCGGACGGGAGGATCCTGGTGTGGCAGCTGGACAGCGAGGGGCAGCTCACACTGAGTAAAGGCTTCGCACTGGTCACACAACAGGTTCCACGCAACATCAAACTGAGCAAG GCCCGCGGGGACAGCCTGCTTGGCGTCACTTCCCTGTCTCTATGCCCCTGGGACTCGGACATGTTCCTGGTGGGGGTGGAGGGCGGGCTGGTGCTGAAGTGCTCGTTCTCCACGCGCACCCCTGCAGCGGTGAGCTCACCCAGCAGCGGCCTGGCCCTGAGGGCCCCGGCTCAGTTCTCCTTCTCCAGCCACGCTGGCCCCATCCACGCCATCCACTGCTCTCCGTTCCACAG GAACCTGTTTCTATGTGCTGGGATGGATGGCCACGCCCACCTCTGCTCGCTGCTCCAGGCCacgcccctcctctctctccgccTCTCGGACTCTTACCTCTTCAGCGTGCGCTGGTCTCCCACGCGGCCGCTCGTCTTCGCTGCAGCTACAGGGCAAG GATCAGTAATGATTTTTGATCTGGGACGGGGTTCTCTAAGACCTGCTGCCACCATTGAGCAGGACGCGGGAGGGAAGCCCGTTTACTGCCTGGAGTTCAACCCCAAACAGCCCCGCCTGCTGGCTGCTGGCAACGCTGACGGAACGGTCAAGATCTGGCAGCTGAGCGCGGAGCTGATAGAGCAGGGGCAGAGAGAGGCTGCACAGCTGGAACAGCTGGCCAACGAGGCGACAGAATGA
- the LOC117396790 gene encoding protein SET → MSASAAKVSKKELNSNHDGADETSEKEQQEAIEHIDEVQNEIDRLNEQASEEILKVEQKYNKLRQPFFQKRSELIAKIPNFWVTTFVNHPQVSALLGEEDEEALHYLTRVEVTEFEDIKSGYRIDFYFDENPYFENKILSKEFHLNESGDPSSKSTEIKWKAGKDLTKRSSQTQNKAGRKRQHEEPESFFTWFTDHSDAGADELGEVIKDDIWPNPLQYYLVPDMDDEEGDGEDDDDDDEEEEGLEDIDEEGDEDDGEEDEEDDDGEEGEDDDGEDD, encoded by the exons ATGTCGGCGTCGGCGGCAAAAGTCAGTAAAAAGGAGCTGAACTCTAACCATGACGGAGCGGACGAAACCTCAG AAAAAGAGCAACAAGAAGCAATTGAACATATTGATGaagtacaaaatgaaattgaCAG ATTGAATGAACAGGCCAGTGAGGAAATCTTAAAAGTAGAACAGAAATACAACAAACTACGCCAGCCGTTCTTCCAGAAGAGGTCAGAATTGATCGCCAAAATCCCTAACTTTTGGGTCACGACGTTTGTCAACCATCCACAAG TGTCTGCTCTTCTTGGGGAAGAGGATGAGGAAGCGCTTCATTACCTGACCAGAGTCGAAGTGACAGAATTTGAAGACATCAAATCGGGATACAGAATAGATTTT TATTTTGATGAAAACCCCTACTTCGAAAACAAAATTCTTTCCAAAGAGTTTCATCTGAATGAGAGTGGAGACCCGTCTTCAAAATCAACAGAGATCAAATGGAAAGCAGGAAAG GACCTCACAAAGCGCTCTAGCCAGACACAGAATAAGGCAGGCAGAAAGAGGCAACATGAAGAACCAGAGAGCTTTTTCACCTGGTTCACCGACCACTCTGATGCAGGGGCAGATGAGCTCGGAGAGGTCATAAAGGATGACATCTGGCCTAACCCATTACAGTACTATTTG GTCCCTGACATGGATGATGAGGAGGGAGATGGTGAGGATGACGATGATGACGACGAAGAGGAAGAGGGTTTGGAAGATATCGACGAGGAAGGAGATGAGGATGATGGGGAGGAAGACGAGGAGGATGACGATGGGGAGGAAGGAGAG GATGATGACGGAGAAGATGACTAG